A window from Dehalococcoidia bacterium encodes these proteins:
- a CDS encoding DUF5679 domain-containing protein: MKAYCFKCRASKQMASAKQITMRNGRPGTQGACPTCGGKMFRLGKA, from the coding sequence GTGAAAGCGTACTGTTTCAAGTGCCGCGCGTCCAAGCAGATGGCAAGCGCGAAGCAGATTACCATGCGGAACGGGCGGCCCGGCACCCAGGGCGCGTGCCCGACCTGTGGCGGGAAGATGTTCCGGCTGGGCAAGGCCTAA
- the thyX gene encoding FAD-dependent thymidylate synthase has protein sequence MQNQPPAQPADALKGRTFPVLDKGHIVLLDCIGSDLRVVEAARVSTGSKAGDIEKDRKLISFLMENHHETPFEHVVFQFMVKCPIFVARQWFRHRIASYNERSARYRVFAEEFYVPSKNDLPGGLFDERDFDEYAKLMQQEHAFYERMIEKGNRLKGPENLLLRRRVREVFRGVLGTAYYTEFYWTINFRSLMNFVRLRTDEGAQLEIRRYADVLASIAKQTVPLCYEAFEKYTMRKAQ, from the coding sequence GTGCAAAACCAGCCCCCCGCTCAGCCCGCCGACGCCCTGAAGGGCCGTACCTTCCCCGTGTTGGACAAGGGCCATATCGTCCTGCTCGACTGCATCGGCTCCGACCTGCGCGTCGTCGAGGCGGCGCGCGTCTCCACCGGCAGCAAGGCGGGAGACATCGAGAAAGACCGCAAGCTCATCTCCTTCCTGATGGAGAACCACCACGAGACGCCGTTCGAGCACGTGGTCTTTCAGTTCATGGTCAAGTGCCCCATCTTCGTGGCGCGCCAGTGGTTCCGCCACCGCATCGCCAGCTACAACGAGCGCTCCGCCCGCTACCGCGTCTTCGCCGAGGAGTTCTACGTGCCGAGCAAGAACGACCTGCCCGGCGGCCTCTTCGACGAGCGCGACTTCGACGAGTACGCGAAGCTGATGCAGCAGGAGCACGCCTTCTACGAGCGCATGATCGAGAAGGGGAACCGGCTCAAGGGGCCGGAGAACCTGCTGCTGCGGCGCCGCGTCCGCGAGGTGTTCCGTGGAGTGCTGGGCACCGCCTACTACACGGAGTTCTACTGGACCATCAACTTCCGCTCCCTCATGAACTTCGTCAGGCTGCGCACGGATGAGGGCGCGCAGCTTGAGATACGGCGCTACGCCGACGTGCTCGCGTCCATCGCGAAGCAGACGGTGCCGCTCTGCTACGAGGCGTTCGAGAAGTACACGATGCGAAAGGCTCAGTAA
- the folD gene encoding bifunctional methylenetetrahydrofolate dehydrogenase/methenyltetrahydrofolate cyclohydrolase FolD, which translates to MTARIIDGLAIAQQVRAEVAADVVKLQQSHKVTPGLAAVLVGDDPASAVYVRNKAKACAEAGIFAETVRLPHNTTEAELLGVVDRLNFDSRFHGILVQLPLPRHIHEATVLNAISPAKDADGIHPVNMGRLALGQPNVVSCTPAGVQQMLLRSGYDPAGKHVVVCGRSNIVGKPAALLLMQKAPGANATVTICHTGTRNLPDIVRQADILIAAAGSARMITADMVKPGVVVIDVGTNRVEDSTKKSGYRLVGDVDFDAVKEVAAAISPVPGGVGPMTIAMLLVNTVKLAKAAAG; encoded by the coding sequence GTGACAGCGAGAATCATTGACGGCTTAGCCATTGCCCAGCAGGTCCGCGCCGAGGTCGCCGCGGACGTCGTGAAGCTCCAGCAGTCGCACAAGGTCACGCCCGGCCTCGCCGCCGTGCTCGTCGGCGACGACCCCGCGTCGGCGGTGTACGTGCGCAACAAGGCGAAGGCCTGCGCCGAGGCAGGCATCTTCGCGGAGACCGTCCGCCTGCCGCACAACACCACGGAGGCGGAGCTGCTCGGCGTCGTGGACAGGCTGAACTTCGACAGCCGCTTCCACGGCATTCTTGTCCAGCTCCCGTTGCCCCGGCACATCCACGAGGCCACCGTCCTCAACGCCATCTCGCCTGCGAAGGACGCGGATGGCATCCATCCCGTGAACATGGGCCGCCTGGCGCTCGGCCAGCCGAACGTCGTGTCCTGCACGCCGGCGGGCGTCCAGCAGATGCTCCTGCGCAGCGGCTACGACCCCGCGGGCAAGCACGTCGTCGTGTGCGGGCGCAGCAACATCGTGGGCAAGCCGGCGGCGCTGCTGCTCATGCAGAAGGCCCCCGGCGCCAACGCGACCGTGACCATCTGCCACACCGGCACTCGCAACCTGCCGGACATCGTCCGACAGGCGGACATCCTCATCGCCGCCGCGGGCAGCGCGCGCATGATCACGGCGGACATGGTCAAGCCCGGCGTCGTGGTCATTGACGTGGGCACGAACCGCGTCGAGGACTCCACGAAGAAGTCGGGCTACCGGCTCGTCGGTGACGTGGACTTCGACGCGGTGAAAGAGGTGGCGGCGGCCATCTCGCCTGTCCCCGGCGGCGTCGGGCCGATGACCATCGCTATGCTGCTCGTGAACACGGTCAAACTCGCGAAGGCGGCGGCCGGATAA
- a CDS encoding mandelate racemase/muconate lactonizing enzyme family protein, translated as MKIQSVTTTVAEVPLERAFSGPRDVKYVSLGYIITQMRTDSGLQGVGMAWSANSRQLKALRMFTDELGAFLVGDDPLMVERAWEKMRTHSGLGPVGVAAHTMAMIDTALWDIAAKAAGMPLWKMLGGFRDKVYVYSSDGLWRSMTPDELARSAADYVKRGFRAMKMRLGGDRTVAQELERVRAVREAIGDGIELMVDINEAWTPQRAVQVGHLLEEFNLYWLEDPVTRDDVAGMAHVSASLRTPVAAGEYRYGTAPLREFIEHKAVDILMVDIHRVGGLTPWRKMAGYCEVMNIPLATHVMPEVLGHMGAAYPGVIIVEHMPWSFPLLKEQPQVVDGYMLMSQKPGLGWELDEKALAKYKVG; from the coding sequence ATGAAGATTCAGTCCGTTACCACCACCGTCGCCGAGGTGCCTCTGGAGCGCGCATTCAGCGGCCCCCGCGACGTCAAGTACGTCTCGCTGGGGTACATCATCACGCAGATGCGGACTGACAGTGGGTTGCAGGGCGTCGGCATGGCCTGGTCGGCGAACAGCCGCCAGCTCAAGGCGCTGCGCATGTTCACCGACGAGCTTGGCGCCTTTCTGGTGGGCGACGACCCGCTCATGGTGGAGCGCGCGTGGGAGAAGATGCGGACGCACAGCGGCCTCGGCCCTGTGGGTGTGGCCGCCCACACGATGGCGATGATTGACACCGCGCTGTGGGACATCGCGGCGAAGGCGGCGGGCATGCCGCTGTGGAAGATGCTGGGCGGCTTCCGCGACAAGGTGTACGTCTATTCCAGCGACGGCCTCTGGCGCTCCATGACGCCCGACGAGCTGGCGCGCTCCGCCGCCGACTACGTGAAGCGCGGCTTCCGCGCCATGAAGATGCGCCTGGGCGGCGACCGCACCGTCGCGCAGGAGCTGGAGCGGGTGAGGGCGGTGCGCGAGGCCATCGGCGACGGCATCGAGCTTATGGTGGACATAAACGAGGCGTGGACGCCCCAGCGCGCGGTGCAAGTGGGCCATCTTTTGGAGGAGTTCAACCTGTACTGGCTGGAGGACCCCGTGACGCGGGACGACGTTGCGGGCATGGCGCACGTATCGGCCTCGCTGCGGACGCCCGTCGCCGCGGGCGAGTACCGCTACGGCACCGCGCCGCTCCGCGAGTTCATCGAACATAAGGCCGTGGACATTCTGATGGTGGACATCCACCGCGTCGGCGGGCTGACGCCCTGGCGCAAGATGGCGGGCTACTGCGAGGTGATGAACATCCCTCTCGCCACGCACGTTATGCCGGAGGTGCTCGGCCACATGGGCGCCGCGTACCCGGGCGTCATCATCGTGGAGCACATGCCGTGGTCGTTCCCGCTGCTGAAGGAGCAGCCGCAGGTGGTGGACGGCTACATGCTCATGTCGCAGAAGCCGGGCCTGGGCTGGGAGCTGGACGAAAAGGCGCTGGCGAAGTACAAGGTGGGGTAA
- a CDS encoding DUF2905 domain-containing protein translates to MAGLEGVGRLLLIAGAVMAALGGVLLLAGRGIPWLGRLPGDIVVQREGFTLYVPIVTMALVSVVLTVLLNVVFRLFR, encoded by the coding sequence ATGGCGGGTCTGGAGGGCGTCGGGCGGCTGCTGCTCATCGCGGGCGCGGTCATGGCCGCGCTGGGCGGCGTGCTGCTGCTGGCGGGCCGCGGCATCCCGTGGCTGGGCCGCCTGCCGGGCGACATCGTCGTCCAGCGCGAGGGGTTCACCCTCTACGTTCCCATCGTGACGATGGCCCTCGTGAGCGTCGTCCTCACCGTCCTGCTGAACGTCGTCTTCCGCCTCTTCCGCTGA
- the queA gene encoding tRNA preQ1(34) S-adenosylmethionine ribosyltransferase-isomerase QueA, producing MRTSDFDYPLPERLIAQTPVEPRDHSRLLVLHRDTGAIEHRRFFEVGDYLRRGDLLVFNDSRVIPARLFGRRPGTGGKVELLLLRRMPDGAWEALGKPGRRVQPGARVRLGGEDGAPTVEAEVVGVGEGGVRTVRFSDESALDRLGVVPLPPYIRAPLADPERYQTVYARVKGSAAAPTAGLHFTPDLLRRLQEQGVDFAFVTLHIGLDTFRPVTEDDPRQHKLHREHCEVPDATAEALTCARREGRRIVAVGTTAVRALETVGQRMREDGVVPPYAGETDTFILPGHRFRLVDALLTNFHLPRSSLLMLVAAFAGTERVLAAYREAAAREYRFYSFGDAMVVL from the coding sequence ATGCGCACCAGCGACTTCGACTACCCGCTGCCGGAACGCCTCATCGCCCAGACGCCCGTCGAGCCGCGCGACCACAGCCGCCTGCTCGTCCTCCACCGCGACACCGGCGCCATCGAGCACCGGCGTTTCTTCGAGGTCGGCGACTACCTGCGGCGCGGCGACCTGCTGGTGTTCAACGACTCGCGCGTCATCCCCGCGCGGCTGTTCGGGCGCAGGCCCGGCACCGGCGGCAAGGTGGAGCTGCTGCTGCTGCGCCGCATGCCGGATGGCGCGTGGGAGGCGCTTGGGAAGCCGGGACGTCGCGTGCAGCCGGGCGCGCGCGTGCGGCTCGGCGGCGAGGACGGCGCGCCGACGGTCGAGGCCGAGGTCGTCGGCGTCGGCGAGGGCGGCGTGCGCACCGTGCGCTTTTCCGACGAGTCGGCGCTCGACAGGCTCGGCGTGGTCCCGCTGCCGCCGTACATCCGCGCGCCGCTGGCCGACCCGGAGCGCTACCAGACGGTCTATGCGCGGGTGAAGGGGAGCGCCGCGGCCCCGACGGCGGGCCTGCACTTCACGCCCGACCTGCTGCGGCGACTGCAAGAGCAGGGCGTCGATTTCGCGTTCGTCACGCTGCACATCGGGCTGGACACCTTCCGGCCCGTGACCGAGGATGACCCGCGCCAGCACAAGCTCCACCGCGAGCACTGCGAGGTTCCGGACGCGACCGCCGAGGCGCTGACCTGCGCGCGGCGTGAGGGACGGCGCATCGTCGCCGTGGGCACGACGGCGGTGCGGGCGCTGGAGACCGTCGGGCAGCGCATGCGCGAGGATGGCGTCGTGCCGCCGTACGCGGGGGAGACGGACACGTTCATCCTGCCCGGGCACCGCTTCCGGCTGGTGGACGCGCTGCTGACGAACTTCCACCTGCCGAGGTCGAGCCTGCTGATGCTGGTGGCGGCGTTCGCGGGCACGGAGCGGGTGCTGGCGGCGTACCGCGAGGCGGCGGCGCGCGAGTACCGCTTCTACAGCTTCGGGGATGCGATGGTGGTGCTATAG
- a CDS encoding DUF2283 domain-containing protein, whose amino-acid sequence MKMRYDPKADALYIESRKTTVTTKRLDEDIAIDYDAEGRIAGIEILSAKERVFGKGKRRLIQLENVEAA is encoded by the coding sequence ATGAAGATGAGGTACGACCCCAAAGCGGACGCGCTGTACATCGAGAGCAGGAAGACGACCGTGACCACGAAGCGCCTGGATGAGGACATTGCCATTGACTATGACGCGGAAGGCCGCATAGCCGGGATTGAGATACTGTCGGCGAAAGAGCGGGTCTTCGGAAAAGGCAAGCGGCGACTCATTCAGTTGGAGAACGTGGAAGCCGCCTGA